One Vitis vinifera cultivar Pinot Noir 40024 chromosome 15, ASM3070453v1 genomic window, GTGTTGAGAGCTTACTCTAAGCATGCAGAAACAGGATTGGCTATTGAGGCTGAGATATTAGCATTAAACAGAGTTGGCTATTGAGGATGAGATATTAGCATTATTAGAGGGATTACAGTAGCCCAAAGATTTATGTCTATCCAATCTATTTGTGGAAGGAGATTCTGCTATTGTAATATCTTCGGTGTCTAAAGAGAGGACTCATAAAAGTTTGACAAATGGATAcgaaaaattatagatataGCTAGTGATTTGGGTTGCATCTTTTCTTGGGTTCCCTGTTCTGCTAATCAAGTTACCACCCAGTTAGCCAAACAAGGAGCAATGCACTTAACCTCTTTATCGGTGATTTTCTTCCCCCTTagtatatattgttttattatctGGTGTAAATGGGCTTTACCCCTCGTGTGAAGGGGTTAGTTTTGTTGTGGTGTTGGATTTTTGGTTACTTTTAACCAACTATTGTACATCTTAGAAGGATTACTCATCCTTCTTgtattcattttcaaatgaGCGAAGTGGTGTTAAATCTGtctcaagaaaataaaaaataaaaaaagaaaagaaaagaaaaaccttcTCTCTTCAATTCTCCTCTCCTTATTaacctcttctttcttttcttttttttccccttcttttgGGATAAAATATAGACATTTTATTATCAcgaaataagtaaaatataaagaagGATAAGGAACCCTTTCCCCAAACACAACCACTACATAACTTtgagaaataagtaaaatataaagaagGATAAGGAATCCTTTCCGAAAACACAACCACTACATAACTTTGAGCAAAAGTGAGAAGAACTATGACACTAGATATGGAAGGAAATGCCCAGTTAAAAATGGTTATAAACACAAATACAAAAATTTGGGGGGTAGAAAATCCCCTACAAAAGAGAACCAATTGGCTTCCCATTTTGCTATCGTATCCATCACACAGTTAGCTGCCCAAGGAATCCAGCAAAAAGAACACCCAACTCCAGagttatatcaaaattttggcATATCCCACTCATCAAACCACCATGAGCCTCTCTCCTCATTTTTTCATAAGATATGACTACTGCAGAATCCACCTTTACCAGAAGGTTTGATAAACCCTTAGCTGCTTTAGGCATTCCAACAAGGCTAATATCTCTACCTCAATGGTTAGACCAACTCCAGCATTCTTGGAGAATGCTCTCACTAATGTTCCATAACTTGATATAAGAGAGCAAAAGTagcatatattttttcttaaaaagataATGGGGTTAGCATGGCCATACCACATGATGAATGTGTCATTTTACATCACTGAACATTAGATCATTGATTCGACCGATGCCAATATCAGCTATGGGCTCAATGGGCTGCTCATCTCCTATTGAAGGCTCAAAACTCATAGGTTCTCTACTGTATTCATCTGGGGAACAAATAACACAATGTTAAATTAAGAAAACTACAATTAGGAGTTAAATAAGGGACCAAAGACATCTTGgaaattttttgtaaatttaagcCTGTTTTAAACAGTTTCCCTTTATTGCCAAAAACCTTTCAAGCATTGCTTAGTTTATTATTAATCACGAAACACCTCtttgttgaattttattttttaataataataataataataatttttaagggaAAGGGCAAGGGAGAACCTTTGCAAATTTCAAAAACATCCTCGTATATATAACCAGAAACTCAAAGCTTACCAAACATCGTGTTTAAGGAAGTTGGAGAAGGGGTCGCCATGAAGTTGAGGCCAATGTAAAATCCCAATGCTAATACCACTGTCACCATAGCATAAGTTGGCACAGCTAAAGCCCATTGCCTAGAAGAAAAAACCCAATCCATCAATTAAATAGCCCAAATCAAATTCCATTGTGAATCCCAGAGAAGGCACAAATTTCTGTGATCATAAGTTCATAAATTCCAGGGAATGATTTTTACCCAATTTAGTTAGCCcttaaaaagataatatttcACTCCAAAAGGACATAATTTCCAGCTATTGAGTTTGAAGTGAGGACTAATTGGCGGTTTCATCACTTATTACATGAATCTGGGGTTGTCAAAAGCAGCATCTTACTGACCTGCTAGGATAGTAAAAGATCCCAATAGACTGTAACCAGTGCTCAGGAGCATATGAACATACCAGGAAAATAACTGCTCAAA contains:
- the LOC100255104 gene encoding phosphatidylinositol N-acetylglucosaminyltransferase subunit P — its product is MSWRPESLKGEDMEDPHSVSSPRRILSLSKQRRATVSFPDPDDKASGFGVAGEHGPKPAEVYGFVGSISTVVATVIFLVCSYAPEHWLQSIGIFYYPSRQWALAVPTYAMVTVVLALGFYIGLNFMATPSPTSLNTMFDEYSREPMSFEPSIGDEQPIEPIADIGIGRINDLMFSDVK